A DNA window from Seriola aureovittata isolate HTS-2021-v1 ecotype China chromosome 8, ASM2101889v1, whole genome shotgun sequence contains the following coding sequences:
- the si:ch211-114c17.1 gene encoding pre-mRNA-processing factor 39, which produces MAAEGGEELSGNGELEDSSAMEASEDPAPPPIEMAEMSEENGSAGAAPEAPVAPDPSSFSMPPAVEDEEGELPADFERLWKAAHDNPQDFTSWTDLLQYCEQESHITASRRALVAFLARYPLCYGYWKKFADLERRAGYNAKAEEVCVQGLQAIPLSVDLWIHYINLLLGTLDMNLPESPKRIRSVFEDAVVAAGLDFHSDRLWDLYVEWEKEQGNMSNAAAVLDRVLKVPTQLYNTHYEKFKEHLNSHEPKEVLSPEEYEELRTLCRQSQKAERAEQAQEEEEERPPGEEEPATPEGTDTEELMQKIREQVLVRRDKVYQDNEGEVRKRWHFEDAIKRPYFHVKSLDRLQLRAWHSYLDWEIAELNKDTKDPNQDPNQAATEGSEVTAQTHEVSEDAAVALDDHRVRILFERCLIACALYEEFWTRYIQYLEPQSVDEARAVYKRACEVHLTYKPNIHMQWATFEERHGDLTEARRVLEALEKFLPGLAVVRLRRAALERRAGHLDQSEALLQDAVAESKEKPTLHAFYSIKLARLLLKLERNPARARRVLQEALEISPDNDKLHLNLLELEVSGDPWASAEAVQECVTRALAAPLAPHTKILFSQRGLQFAEDYSNSIQSVLSVYEDHQKLLKELGGTKRGAENGDEDSEKLSKSEDGSAVAVSTQVPPTMPHVPITTPPPTMMGTDMSAQTGYGGYSSWYQQPQYGSYGYQNTWNYNQGYYPPS; this is translated from the exons ATGGCGGCCGAAGGCGGTGAGGAGCTGAGCGGCAACGGGGAGCTCGAAGATTCTTCAG CCATGGAGGCTTCTGAGGATCCAGCACCGCCTCCAATTGAGATGGCTGAGATGTCAGAAGAGAACGGCAGTGCCGGCGCAGCCCCTGAGGCTCCAGTGGCCCCCGACCCTTCTTCTTTCTCCATGCCACCAGCTGTAGAGGATGAGGAGGGCGAACTGCCTGCTGACTTTGAGCGTCTGTGGAAGGCCGCCCATGACAATCCTCAAGACTTCACCAGCTGGACTGACCTCCTGCAATACTGCGAGCAAGAG AGTCACATCACAGCGTCACGCAGAGCTCTGGTGGCCTTTCTCGCTCGCTACCCGCTCTGCTATGGCTACTGGAAGAAATTTGCTGATCTGGAGCGCCGTGCAGGGTACAACGCTAAAGCAGAGGAG gtgtgtgttcagggtctcCAGGCTATCCCTCTGAGTGTAGATCTGTGGATTCACTACATCAATCTGCTGCTGGGAACACTGGACATGAACCTGCCTGAGTCGCCAAAGCGGATTCGCAG TGTGTTCGAGGACGCCGTTGTGGCAGCAGGTCTGGACTTCCACTCAGACCGGCTTTGGGATCTGTATGTTGAGTGGGAGAAGGAGCAGGGGAACATGAGCAACGCAGCAGCCGTTCTGGACAGAGTCCTCAAAGTTCCCACCCAGCTCTACAACACGCACTACGAGAA GTTCAAGGAGCACCTGAACAGCCATGAGCCCAAAGAGGTTCTTTCTCCAGAGGAGTACGAGGAGCTGAGGACGTTGTGCCGCCAGAGCCAGAAGGCAGAGCGCGCTGAACAGgcccaggaggaggaggaggaaaggccACCGGGGGAGGAAGAGCCCGCCACGCCTGAGGGCACAGACACA GAGGAACTGATGCAGAAGATCAGGGAACAAGTGCTGGTTCGCAGGGACAAAGTGTACCAGGACAACGAGGGAGAAGTCCGCAAGAGATGGCACTTTGAAGACGct ATCAAGCGGCCCTACTTCCACGTCAAGTCACTCGACCGGCTGCAGCTGCGAGCCTGGCACTCCTACCTGGACTGGGAAATTGCTGAGCTGAACAAGGACACCAAAGACCCCAACCAAG ATCCAAACCAGGCAGCCacagaggggtcagaggtcacggcTCAGACCCACGAAGTGTCAGAGGATGCTGCAGTTGCCCTCGACGACCACAGGGTTCGCATCCTCTTTGAGCGTTGCCTGATCGCTTGCGCTCTGTATGAGGAGTTCTGGACCAGG TACATTCAGTACCTGGAGCCGCAGAGTGTGGACGAAGCCCGAGCTGTTTACAAACGAGCCTGTGAGGTTCACCTGACATATAAACCCAACATCCACATGCAGTGGGCCACCTTCGAGGAGAGGCACG GTGATTTAACTGAGGCTCGGCGAGTGCTAGAGGCCCTGGAGAAATTCCTGCCTGGGTTGGCAGTGGTCCGTCTCCGCAGGGCCGCTCTGGAGAGACGAGCAGGCCATCTGGACCAATCGGAGGCCTTGCTGCAGGATGCGGTGGCTGAATCCAAAGAGAAGCCCACGTTACACGCTTTCTACTCCATCAAGCTGGCTCGCCTGTTGCTGAAGCTCGAGAGGAACCCCGCCAGAGCCCGCAGAGTTTTACAGGAGGCGCTGGAGATTAGTCCG gaTAATGATAAACTGCACTTGAACCTGTTAGAGCTGGAGGTGTCGGGGGACCCCTGGGCCTCTGCTGAGGCAGTGCAGGAGTGTGTGACGAGAGCTCTGGCAGCGCCTCTCGCCCCACACACCAAGATCCTCTTTTCACAGAGAGGCCTGCAGTTCGCAGAGGACTACAGCAACTCTATccagag tgtGCTGTCTGTCTACGAAGATCACCAGAAACTGTTGAAGGAGCTCGGGGGAAcaaagagaggagcagaaaacGG GGACGAGGACTCAGAGAAACTGAGCAAAAGTGAGGACGGCTCTGCTGTTGCCGTGTCCACACAAGTCCCACCTACCATGCCGCATGTCCCCATCACCACGCCCCCTCCAACTATGATGGGCACCGACATGAGCGCACAGACTGGCTACGGGGGATACAGCAGTTGGTACCAG CAACCGCAGTACGGCAGCTACGGCTACCAGAACACCTGGAACTACAACCAGGGCTACTATCCTCCCAGCTAA